The following are encoded together in the Streptomyces rapamycinicus NRRL 5491 genome:
- the rlmN gene encoding 23S rRNA (adenine(2503)-C(2))-methyltransferase RlmN, translated as MPKPGELTFVAPRGAKKPPRHLADLTPAERREAVAALGEKPFRAGQVSRHYFARFAEDPTQWTDIPAAAREKLAAGLLPDLMSVVRHISCDDDTTRKTLWRLFDGTLVESVLMRYPDRVTMCISSQAGCGMNCPFCATGQAGLDRNLSTAEIVHQIVDGMRALRDGEIPGGPARLSNIVFMGMGEPLANYNRVVGAIRRLTDPEPDGLGLSQRGITVSTVGLVPAMLRFADEGFKCRLAVSLHAPDDELRDTLVPVNTRWKVREVLDAAWEYAEKSGRRISIEYALIKDINDQAWRADLLGRLLKSHRVHVNLIPLNPTPGSKWTASRPEDEKAFVAALEAHGVPVTVRDTRGQEIDGACGQLAASER; from the coding sequence ATGCCTAAGCCCGGAGAACTCACCTTCGTCGCGCCGCGTGGGGCCAAGAAGCCCCCGCGGCATCTTGCCGACCTCACACCCGCCGAGCGCCGGGAGGCCGTCGCCGCCCTCGGGGAGAAGCCCTTCCGGGCAGGTCAGGTGTCGCGTCACTACTTCGCGCGCTTTGCCGAAGACCCCACTCAGTGGACCGATATCCCGGCCGCGGCGCGCGAGAAGCTGGCCGCCGGGCTGCTGCCGGATCTGATGAGCGTGGTGCGGCACATCAGCTGTGACGACGACACCACGCGCAAGACGCTGTGGCGGCTGTTCGACGGCACGCTCGTGGAGTCCGTCCTGATGCGCTACCCGGATCGGGTCACCATGTGCATCAGCTCACAGGCGGGCTGCGGGATGAACTGCCCGTTCTGCGCCACCGGGCAGGCGGGGCTGGACCGCAATCTGTCCACCGCCGAGATCGTGCACCAGATCGTCGACGGGATGCGGGCCCTCCGGGACGGGGAGATCCCCGGTGGTCCGGCCCGGCTGTCCAACATCGTCTTCATGGGCATGGGCGAGCCGCTGGCCAACTACAACCGCGTCGTCGGCGCCATCCGCCGGCTCACTGACCCCGAGCCCGATGGGCTCGGTCTGTCGCAGCGCGGTATCACCGTCTCGACCGTCGGCCTCGTCCCGGCGATGCTGCGGTTCGCGGACGAGGGCTTCAAGTGCCGGCTCGCGGTGTCGCTGCACGCGCCCGACGACGAGCTGCGCGACACCCTCGTGCCGGTCAACACCCGCTGGAAGGTGCGCGAGGTCCTGGACGCCGCGTGGGAGTACGCGGAGAAGTCCGGCCGCCGGATCTCCATCGAGTACGCGCTGATCAAGGACATCAACGACCAGGCGTGGCGCGCCGATCTGCTCGGCCGGCTGCTCAAGAGCCACCGGGTGCATGTGAACCTCATCCCGCTCAACCCGACGCCAGGCTCCAAGTGGACGGCGTCGCGGCCCGAGGACGAGAAGGCGTTCGTGGCGGCCCTGGAGGCCCATGGGGTGCCGGTGACCGTCCGGGACACCCGGGGCCAGGAGATCGACGGGGCCTGCGGGCAGCTGGCGGCTTCGGAGCGCTGA
- a CDS encoding phosphatidate cytidylyltransferase, with amino-acid sequence MNDSSWGAPPSAGLRGPGRQGTSPGYGWEVPTSSAGPAHEVGEAAQTRPMPTVPHAGGDSGEAADRDRGAARLSGPLFRDEREPQPGPRQPAGRRPTPSDPAPDPASADGARGAGAGQGKKSAGRNLRAAIGVGIGLGVIILASLFIYKPVFVGVVAVAVVVGLWELTSRLTERKDIRVPLVPLAVGGVAMVVAGYVRGAQGAVVAVALTALAVLVWRMTEPPDNYLRDVTAGVFAAFYVPFLATFVALMLDTDDGPWRVLTFLLLTVVSDTGAYAVGWRFGKHPLAPRISPGKTREGLLGAVAFAMVAGALCMQYLIDDGVWWQGLLLGLAVAVSATLGDLGESMIKRDLGIKDMGKLLPGHGGIMDRLDSLLPTAPVVWLLLVIFVGGG; translated from the coding sequence ATGAACGACTCTTCCTGGGGGGCCCCACCAAGCGCCGGACTCCGGGGACCGGGCCGTCAGGGCACCTCCCCCGGCTATGGCTGGGAGGTGCCCACTTCTTCGGCGGGTCCCGCGCACGAGGTGGGCGAGGCGGCGCAGACTCGCCCCATGCCCACCGTGCCCCACGCGGGCGGCGACTCCGGCGAGGCCGCCGACCGTGACCGGGGGGCCGCTCGGCTGAGCGGCCCCCTCTTCCGCGACGAGCGGGAGCCGCAGCCCGGCCCCCGGCAGCCCGCCGGGCGTCGGCCGACGCCCTCCGACCCCGCGCCCGACCCGGCCTCCGCCGACGGCGCGCGTGGCGCCGGCGCCGGGCAGGGCAAGAAGAGTGCGGGCCGGAACCTGCGCGCCGCGATAGGGGTGGGCATCGGCCTCGGTGTGATCATCTTGGCCTCGCTCTTCATCTACAAGCCCGTGTTCGTCGGCGTGGTGGCGGTCGCGGTGGTGGTCGGGCTCTGGGAGCTGACCTCGAGGCTGACCGAGCGCAAGGACATCCGGGTCCCCCTGGTGCCGCTCGCCGTCGGCGGGGTCGCCATGGTCGTCGCCGGCTATGTGCGCGGCGCCCAGGGAGCAGTGGTGGCGGTCGCCCTTACGGCGCTCGCCGTGCTGGTCTGGCGGATGACCGAGCCGCCCGACAACTACCTCAGGGATGTCACCGCGGGCGTCTTCGCCGCCTTCTACGTGCCGTTTCTGGCCACTTTCGTGGCGCTGATGCTCGACACCGACGACGGCCCGTGGCGGGTCCTGACCTTCCTGCTGCTGACCGTGGTCAGCGACACGGGGGCGTACGCGGTGGGCTGGCGCTTCGGCAAGCATCCGCTGGCCCCGCGCATCAGCCCCGGCAAGACCCGTGAGGGGCTGCTGGGAGCGGTGGCCTTCGCGATGGTCGCGGGCGCGCTGTGCATGCAGTACCTCATCGACGACGGCGTCTGGTGGCAGGGTCTGCTGCTCGGCCTCGCCGTCGCGGTCAGCGCGACCCTCGGCGACCTCGGTGAGTCCATGATCAAGCGTGACCTCGGCATCAAGGACATGGGCAAGCTGCTGCCCGGCCATGGCGGGATCATGGACCGGCTCGACTCGCTGCTGCCCACCGCGCCGGTGGTGTGGCTGCTGCTGGTGATCTTCGTGGGCGGCGGCTGA
- the frr gene encoding ribosome recycling factor, producing MIEEILLEAEEKMEKAVVVAKEDFAAIRTGRAHPAMFNKIVADYYGALTPINQLASFSVPEPRMAVVTPFDKTALRNIEQAIRDSDLGVNPSNDGNIIRVVFPELTEQRRKEFIKVAKGKGEDAKISIRSVRRKAKESIDKLIKDGEVGEDEGRRAEKELDDTTAKYVAQVDELLKHKEAELLEV from the coding sequence GTGATCGAAGAGATCCTCCTCGAGGCCGAGGAGAAGATGGAGAAAGCCGTTGTGGTCGCCAAGGAGGACTTCGCCGCGATCCGCACCGGGCGTGCGCACCCGGCGATGTTCAACAAGATCGTGGCGGACTACTACGGTGCGCTGACGCCGATCAATCAGCTGGCGTCGTTCTCGGTGCCGGAGCCGCGGATGGCCGTGGTCACGCCGTTCGACAAGACCGCGCTCCGCAACATCGAGCAGGCGATCCGGGACTCCGATCTGGGCGTCAACCCGAGCAACGACGGCAACATCATCCGTGTGGTGTTCCCCGAGCTCACCGAGCAGCGCCGTAAGGAGTTCATCAAGGTCGCCAAGGGCAAGGGCGAGGACGCGAAGATCTCGATCCGCAGCGTCCGCCGCAAGGCCAAGGAGTCCATCGACAAGCTGATCAAGGACGGCGAGGTCGGCGAGGACGAGGGGCGCCGCGCCGAGAAGGAGCTCGACGACACCACGGCGAAGTATGTCGCGCAGGTGGATGAGCTGCTCAAGCACAAGGAAGCCGAGCTCCTCGAGGTCTGA
- the pyrH gene encoding UMP kinase, with amino-acid sequence MNHGADAKQAADDKKAHGAAPHGRFLLKLSGEAFAGGGGLGVDPDVVHAIAREVAAVVRDGAEIAIVIGGGNFFRGAELQQRGMDRARSDYMGMLGTVMNCLALQDFLEKEGIDSRVQTAITMGQVAEPYIPLRAVRHLEKGRVVIFGAGMGMPYFSTDTTAAQRALEIDAQALLMGKNGVDGVYDSDPARNPDAVKFDALEYGEVITRDLKVADATAITLCRDNKLPILVFELLAEGNIARAVKGEKIGTLVSDQGSRA; translated from the coding sequence ATGAATCACGGCGCGGACGCCAAACAGGCCGCCGATGACAAGAAGGCGCACGGCGCGGCCCCACACGGTCGCTTCCTGCTGAAGCTGTCCGGCGAGGCGTTCGCCGGAGGCGGGGGACTCGGTGTCGACCCCGATGTCGTGCACGCCATCGCCCGCGAGGTCGCCGCCGTGGTCAGGGACGGTGCCGAAATCGCCATCGTCATCGGCGGCGGTAACTTCTTCCGCGGTGCTGAGCTGCAGCAGCGCGGTATGGACCGGGCCCGCTCGGACTACATGGGCATGCTCGGAACCGTCATGAACTGTCTCGCCCTCCAGGACTTCCTGGAGAAGGAGGGCATCGACTCCCGCGTCCAGACCGCCATCACCATGGGCCAGGTCGCGGAGCCGTACATTCCGCTGCGTGCGGTGCGCCATCTGGAGAAGGGGCGTGTGGTCATCTTCGGCGCGGGTATGGGTATGCCGTACTTCTCCACGGACACCACCGCGGCCCAGCGAGCGCTGGAGATCGACGCGCAGGCCCTGCTCATGGGCAAGAACGGCGTGGACGGGGTCTATGACTCCGACCCCGCCCGCAACCCCGACGCGGTGAAGTTCGACGCCCTGGAGTACGGCGAGGTGATCACCCGGGACCTCAAGGTCGCAGATGCCACCGCGATCACCCTGTGCCGGGACAACAAGCTGCCCATCCTCGTCTTCGAGCTCCTGGCCGAAGGAAACATCGCGCGTGCGGTGAAGGGTGAGAAGATCGGCACGCTGGTGAGCGACCAGGGCTCCCGGGCCTGA
- the tsf gene encoding translation elongation factor Ts, which yields MANFTAADVKKLRELTGAGMMDCKKALDEAEGVVDKAVEILRVKGQKGVAKRESRNAENGAVVSLIADDKSSGVLVELKCETDFVAKGDKFVAVADAIAAHVAKTSPADLEALLASEIEAGKTVQAFVDEANATLGEKIVLDRFAQFSGGFVAAYMHRTSPDLPPQVGVLVELDKEDATVAKDVAQHIAAFAPKFLTRDEIPAETVENERRVAEATAREEGKPEGALPKIVEGRVTGFFKENVLVDQPFAKDNKKSVQKILDEAGVSLKRFARFRVGV from the coding sequence ATGGCGAACTTCACCGCCGCTGACGTCAAGAAGCTCCGTGAGCTGACCGGCGCCGGCATGATGGACTGCAAGAAGGCGCTGGACGAGGCCGAGGGCGTCGTCGACAAGGCCGTCGAGATCCTGCGCGTCAAGGGCCAGAAGGGCGTGGCCAAGCGTGAGAGCCGCAACGCCGAGAACGGTGCTGTCGTCTCCCTCATCGCGGACGACAAGTCCTCCGGCGTGCTGGTCGAGCTGAAGTGCGAGACCGACTTCGTGGCCAAGGGCGACAAGTTCGTCGCCGTCGCCGACGCCATCGCCGCCCACGTCGCCAAGACCTCCCCGGCCGACCTGGAGGCCCTGCTGGCCTCCGAGATCGAGGCGGGCAAGACCGTTCAGGCGTTCGTCGACGAGGCCAACGCGACCCTCGGCGAGAAGATCGTCCTGGACCGCTTCGCGCAGTTCTCCGGCGGTTTCGTCGCGGCGTACATGCACCGCACCAGCCCGGACCTGCCGCCGCAGGTCGGCGTCCTGGTCGAGCTGGACAAGGAAGACGCCACGGTCGCCAAGGACGTCGCGCAGCACATCGCCGCCTTCGCCCCGAAGTTCCTCACCCGCGACGAGATCCCGGCCGAGACGGTCGAGAACGAGCGCCGGGTCGCCGAGGCCACCGCCCGCGAGGAGGGCAAGCCCGAGGGCGCCCTGCCGAAGATCGTCGAGGGTCGCGTCACCGGCTTCTTCAAGGAGAACGTGCTGGTGGACCAGCCGTTCGCCAAGGACAACAAGAAGTCCGTCCAGAAGATCCTGGACGAGGCCGGTGTCTCGCTCAAGCGCTTCGCCCGTTTCCGCGTCGGCGTCTGA
- the rpsB gene encoding 30S ribosomal protein S2 has protein sequence MAVVTMRELLESGVHFGHQTRRWNPKMKRFIFTERNGIYIIDLLQSLSYIDRAYEFVKETVAHGGSIMFVGTKKQAQEAIAEQATRVGMPYVNQRWLGGMLTNFSTVYKRLQRLKELEQIDFEDVAASGLTKKELLVLSREKAKLEKTLGGIREMQKVPSAVWIVDTKKEHIAVGEARKLRIPVVAILDTNCDPDEVDYKIPGNDDAIRSVTLLTRVIADAVAEGLIARSGVATGDEKADKAAGEPLAEWERDLLEGEKKADEGEKKADEAEAKSAEAAADKPAEDAAKPAEAAADKPAEDAKPAEDAADKPAETPAAGTEQG, from the coding sequence ATGGCCGTCGTCACGATGCGGGAGCTGCTGGAGAGCGGCGTCCACTTCGGGCACCAGACCCGCCGCTGGAACCCGAAGATGAAGCGCTTCATCTTCACCGAGCGCAACGGCATCTACATCATCGACCTGCTCCAGTCGCTGTCGTACATCGACCGCGCCTACGAGTTCGTCAAGGAGACCGTCGCCCACGGCGGCTCCATCATGTTCGTCGGCACCAAGAAGCAGGCGCAGGAAGCCATCGCCGAGCAGGCGACCCGCGTCGGCATGCCGTACGTCAACCAGCGCTGGCTGGGCGGCATGCTCACCAACTTCTCGACCGTCTACAAGCGCCTGCAGCGCCTGAAGGAGCTCGAGCAGATCGACTTCGAGGACGTGGCCGCCTCCGGCCTCACCAAGAAGGAGCTCCTGGTCCTCTCCCGCGAGAAGGCCAAGCTGGAGAAGACCCTCGGCGGTATCCGCGAGATGCAGAAGGTGCCGAGCGCCGTCTGGATCGTGGACACCAAGAAGGAGCACATCGCCGTCGGTGAGGCGCGCAAGCTCCGGATCCCGGTCGTCGCGATCCTCGACACCAACTGCGACCCCGACGAGGTCGACTACAAGATCCCGGGCAACGACGACGCGATCCGCTCCGTCACCCTGCTCACCCGGGTGATCGCGGACGCCGTCGCCGAGGGCCTCATCGCCCGTTCCGGTGTCGCCACCGGTGACGAGAAGGCCGACAAGGCCGCGGGCGAGCCGCTCGCCGAGTGGGAGCGCGACCTGCTCGAGGGCGAGAAGAAGGCTGACGAGGGCGAGAAGAAGGCCGATGAGGCCGAGGCCAAGTCGGCCGAGGCCGCCGCGGACAAGCCCGCCGAGGACGCCGCCAAGCCCGCCGAGGCCGCCGCGGACAAGCCTGCCGAGGACGCCAAGCCCGCCGAGGACGCTGCGGACAAGCCTGCCGAGACCCCCGCCGCGGGCACCGAGCAGGGCTGA
- a CDS encoding TetR/AcrR family transcriptional regulator produces MQRAALLEAARTLLSEGGTEALTFPTLAERTGLARSSVYEYFRSRAAVVEELCAVDFPVWAAEVEAAMERADGPEAKIEAYVRRQLALVGDRRHRAVVAISAGELDAGAREKIRAAHGGLIAMVVEALATLGHEQPRLSAVLLQGVVDAAVRRIELGAAEDPERITEAAVAMALRGVRG; encoded by the coding sequence ATGCAGCGCGCGGCCCTGCTGGAGGCCGCCCGCACCCTGCTGTCCGAGGGCGGTACGGAGGCGCTGACCTTCCCCACCCTCGCCGAGCGCACGGGACTCGCACGGTCCTCCGTCTATGAGTACTTCCGCTCCCGCGCCGCCGTGGTCGAGGAGCTCTGCGCCGTGGACTTCCCGGTCTGGGCCGCCGAGGTCGAGGCCGCGATGGAGCGGGCCGACGGGCCTGAGGCGAAGATCGAGGCGTATGTCCGCCGGCAGCTCGCGCTCGTCGGCGACCGTCGGCACCGCGCGGTGGTGGCGATCTCCGCCGGTGAGCTGGACGCGGGCGCGCGGGAGAAGATCCGGGCGGCCCACGGCGGGCTGATCGCCATGGTGGTCGAGGCCCTCGCGACCCTCGGGCATGAGCAGCCCCGGCTCTCTGCCGTGCTGCTCCAGGGCGTCGTGGACGCCGCGGTCCGCCGCATCGAGCTCGGCGCGGCCGAGGACCCCGAGCGGATCACCGAGGCGGCCGTCGCCATGGCCCTGCGCGGCGTCCGGGGCTGA
- the whiG gene encoding RNA polymerase sigma factor WhiG, which yields MPQHISGSDSAAPPAARGAVHPAAPSSLDELWRSYKTTGDGRLREQLILHYSPLVKYVAGRVSVGLPSNVEQADFVSSGVFGLIDAIEKFDPERAIKFETYAITRIRGAMIDELRALDWIPRSVRQKARAVERAYATLEAQLRRTPSEAEVATEMSISLEELHGVFSQLSLANVVALEELLHVGGEGGDRLSLMDTLEDTAADNPVEVAEDRELRRLLARAINTLPEREKTVVTLYYYEGLTLAEIGQVLGVTESRVSQIHTKSVLQLRAKLADVGR from the coding sequence ATGCCCCAGCACATCTCCGGGTCTGACAGCGCGGCGCCGCCCGCGGCCCGCGGCGCGGTGCACCCTGCCGCGCCCTCATCGCTCGACGAGCTGTGGCGGTCGTACAAGACCACGGGCGACGGCCGGCTGCGGGAGCAGCTGATCCTGCACTACTCACCGCTGGTGAAATATGTGGCCGGCCGGGTCAGCGTCGGGCTGCCCTCCAATGTCGAGCAGGCGGACTTCGTCTCGTCCGGGGTCTTCGGACTCATCGACGCCATCGAGAAGTTCGACCCCGAGCGCGCCATCAAGTTCGAGACCTACGCGATCACCCGGATCCGCGGCGCGATGATCGACGAGCTGCGGGCGTTGGACTGGATCCCGCGGTCGGTGCGCCAGAAGGCCCGGGCCGTGGAGCGGGCGTACGCCACGCTGGAGGCCCAGCTGCGCCGCACCCCCTCGGAGGCCGAGGTGGCCACCGAGATGAGCATCAGCCTCGAGGAACTGCACGGCGTCTTCAGCCAGTTGTCGCTCGCCAATGTGGTCGCCCTGGAGGAGCTGCTGCACGTCGGCGGCGAGGGCGGTGACCGGCTCAGCCTCATGGACACCCTCGAGGACACCGCGGCGGACAACCCCGTCGAGGTGGCCGAGGACCGGGAGCTGCGGCGGCTGCTCGCCCGGGCGATCAACACCCTCCCGGAGCGGGAGAAGACCGTAGTCACGCTCTACTACTACGAGGGGCTCACGCTCGCCGAGATCGGCCAGGTGCTCGGCGTCACCGAGAGCCGGGTCAGTCAGATCCACACCAAGTCGGTGCTCCAGCTGCGGGCGAAACTCGCCGACGTCGGGCGCTGA
- the dprA gene encoding DNA-processing protein DprA has product MSASSTGGRGAVPALFSEPGQGQGGWDEGQALPEGRGVADERQGLPERRGVPEEGRELFEERAAPDVGRGPAERLGAPGEERLARAALTRLVEPGDETVGRWLRRMGPVALWRALTGKGKPPPGATGERLAGCALRAAGVDPVADLALIARCGGRFICPGDLDWPGQLDDLGDARPVGLWVRGRADLRMWALRSVAVVGARACSDYGAHVAASLGTGLAERGWVVVSGAAHGVDGAAHRGVLAVGGATIAVLASGVDVPYPRAHTELIERIAEQGLVLAELPPGAHPTRPRFVLRNRVIAALTRGTVVVEAQYRSGSLVTARRAQQLGRSTMGVPGPVTSGLSAGVHELLRGEAVLVTDAAEVAELIGGIGDLAPERRGPLVERDLLDPVTARVLEALSARGGNHLRDVARESGTGCDEALGRLHELLALGFVERHGDRWELVPPLHRSDGARRGDPPNRGNRVKGLRR; this is encoded by the coding sequence ATGTCGGCTTCTTCGACGGGCGGTCGCGGCGCCGTCCCCGCGCTGTTCTCCGAGCCTGGGCAGGGGCAGGGCGGCTGGGACGAGGGGCAGGCGCTCCCTGAGGGGCGGGGCGTCGCGGATGAGCGGCAGGGGTTGCCCGAGAGACGGGGCGTCCCGGAGGAGGGGCGGGAGCTCTTCGAGGAACGGGCCGCCCCGGACGTGGGGCGGGGGCCCGCTGAGCGGCTGGGCGCTCCGGGCGAGGAGCGGCTGGCGCGGGCGGCGCTCACCCGGCTCGTGGAGCCCGGGGACGAGACCGTGGGGCGCTGGCTGCGCCGTATGGGTCCGGTGGCGCTGTGGCGGGCGCTCACCGGGAAGGGCAAGCCCCCGCCCGGGGCCACCGGGGAGCGGCTGGCCGGATGTGCCCTCCGGGCGGCCGGGGTGGACCCGGTCGCCGACCTCGCGCTGATCGCCCGGTGCGGCGGGCGGTTCATCTGTCCCGGGGATCTGGACTGGCCCGGTCAGCTCGACGATCTCGGTGACGCTCGCCCGGTCGGGTTATGGGTGCGCGGCCGGGCCGACTTGCGGATGTGGGCGCTGCGCTCGGTCGCCGTGGTGGGCGCCCGAGCCTGCAGCGATTACGGCGCGCATGTCGCGGCGTCTCTCGGCACAGGGCTCGCCGAGCGGGGCTGGGTGGTGGTCTCCGGGGCGGCCCACGGCGTGGACGGCGCGGCTCACCGAGGCGTGCTCGCCGTTGGCGGGGCCACCATCGCGGTGCTCGCCTCCGGTGTGGACGTCCCCTATCCGCGTGCGCACACCGAGTTGATCGAGCGCATCGCGGAACAGGGCCTGGTGCTGGCCGAGTTGCCACCCGGAGCGCATCCGACGCGTCCCAGATTCGTGCTCCGCAACCGGGTCATCGCCGCCCTCACCCGCGGCACGGTCGTGGTCGAGGCCCAGTACCGCAGCGGATCGCTGGTCACCGCGCGCCGGGCACAACAGCTCGGGCGGTCCACCATGGGGGTGCCCGGACCGGTGACCAGCGGGCTCTCGGCCGGGGTGCATGAACTGCTGCGCGGCGAGGCCGTCCTGGTCACCGACGCCGCCGAAGTGGCCGAACTCATCGGCGGCATCGGAGACCTCGCCCCGGAGCGGCGGGGACCGCTGGTCGAGCGGGACCTGCTCGATCCCGTGACGGCACGGGTGCTGGAAGCGTTGTCGGCACGGGGCGGCAACCACCTGCGGGATGTGGCCCGGGAATCCGGGACCGGCTGCGACGAGGCCCTGGGCCGACTCCATGAACTGCTCGCCCTGGGCTTTGTCGAACGTCATGGCGATCGATGGGAGTTGGTCCCGCCCCTGCATCGGAGCGACGGCGCACGGCGAGGCGATCCCCCGAATCGGGGCAATCGGGTGAAAGGGTTGAGGCGATGA
- a CDS encoding YifB family Mg chelatase-like AAA ATPase, with the protein MGFARTCSVALVGVEGVVVEVQADLEPGVAAFTLVGLPDKSLVESRDRVRAAVVNSGGEWPQRKLTVGLSPASVPKGGSGFDLAVACAVLGAAERVDPREIADLMMIGELGLDGRVRPVRGVLPAVLAASEAGYRQVVVPEQTAAEAALVPGVSVLGVRSLRQLIAVLTDEPEPEEEEPQELGRPDPMLAGLTVPGAGMGTGVAAVPGAGAGRPDLAEVAGQRAARTALEVAAAGGHHLFLNGPPGAGKTMLAERLPGLLPPLTQQEALEVTAVHSVAGVLPPGQPLVETPPYCAPHHSATMAALVGGGNGLPRPGAVSLAHRGVLFLDEAPEFSGKALDALRQPLESGHVVVARSAGMMRMPARFLLMLAANPCPCGRHGLMGDVCECSPATVRRYQARLSGPLLDRVDLRVRVEAVSRTELTGARAGAESSASVAVRVKEARERSAARLHGTPWRLNSEVPGHELRTRWQPSPGALREAERDMERGLLTARGLDRVLRVAWTVADLAGHDRPMAPDIAQALQLRTGISRGVPVPVGEC; encoded by the coding sequence ATGGGGTTCGCCCGCACCTGCTCGGTGGCGCTGGTCGGCGTCGAGGGCGTGGTGGTGGAGGTCCAGGCCGATCTGGAGCCGGGAGTGGCCGCCTTCACCCTGGTCGGTTTGCCCGACAAGAGCCTGGTGGAGAGCCGGGACCGGGTCCGCGCGGCCGTGGTCAATTCCGGCGGTGAATGGCCGCAGCGGAAGCTCACGGTCGGGCTCAGCCCGGCATCCGTCCCCAAGGGCGGCAGCGGCTTCGACCTGGCCGTGGCCTGTGCGGTGCTCGGCGCGGCCGAGCGCGTGGACCCACGGGAGATCGCCGATCTGATGATGATCGGGGAGCTGGGTCTTGACGGCCGGGTGCGGCCGGTCCGCGGCGTGCTGCCCGCCGTGCTCGCCGCCTCCGAGGCGGGCTACCGCCAGGTCGTGGTCCCCGAGCAGACGGCGGCGGAGGCGGCCCTGGTGCCGGGCGTCTCGGTGCTGGGCGTGCGGAGCCTGCGCCAGCTGATCGCGGTGCTGACGGACGAGCCGGAGCCCGAGGAGGAGGAGCCCCAGGAGCTGGGCCGCCCCGATCCGATGCTGGCGGGGCTCACCGTGCCCGGCGCCGGTATGGGCACCGGTGTCGCCGCGGTGCCCGGGGCCGGGGCGGGGCGGCCCGATCTGGCCGAGGTCGCCGGACAGCGGGCCGCGCGCACCGCCCTGGAGGTGGCGGCCGCGGGCGGGCACCACCTCTTTCTGAACGGGCCTCCGGGCGCCGGGAAGACCATGCTGGCCGAGCGGCTGCCCGGGCTGCTGCCGCCGCTCACCCAGCAGGAGGCCCTGGAGGTCACCGCGGTCCATTCGGTCGCCGGGGTCCTCCCGCCGGGGCAGCCCCTGGTGGAGACCCCGCCGTACTGTGCCCCGCACCACTCGGCGACCATGGCCGCGCTCGTCGGCGGGGGCAACGGCCTGCCCCGCCCCGGTGCGGTCTCGCTCGCCCACCGTGGAGTGCTCTTCCTGGACGAGGCTCCCGAGTTCAGCGGGAAGGCGCTGGACGCCCTGCGGCAGCCCCTGGAATCGGGGCATGTGGTGGTCGCCCGGTCCGCCGGGATGATGCGGATGCCGGCGCGCTTCCTGCTGATGCTGGCGGCCAACCCCTGCCCTTGCGGGCGCCACGGTCTGATGGGCGACGTCTGCGAGTGCTCGCCCGCCACGGTCCGCCGCTATCAGGCACGGCTGTCCGGACCGCTGCTGGACCGGGTGGACCTGCGGGTCCGCGTCGAGGCGGTGAGCCGGACCGAGCTCACCGGGGCGCGTGCCGGGGCGGAGAGCAGCGCGTCCGTCGCGGTCCGGGTCAAGGAGGCCCGGGAACGATCCGCCGCCCGGCTCCACGGCACCCCCTGGCGGCTGAACAGCGAGGTGCCGGGCCATGAGCTGCGCACCCGCTGGCAGCCGTCCCCCGGCGCGCTGCGCGAGGCCGAGCGCGATATGGAGCGCGGGCTGCTCACCGCCCGGGGGCTCGACCGGGTGCTGAGGGTCGCCTGGACCGTCGCCGACCTGGCCGGGCACGACCGACCCATGGCGCCGGACATCGCCCAGGCGCTGCAACTGCGCACCGGGATCAGCCGCGGGGTGCCGGTCCCGGTGGGGGAGTGCTGA
- a CDS encoding YraN family protein, with the protein MNARGALGRYGEGVAVRTLAEAGMTVLERNWRCRDGEIDIVALDAGALVVCEVKTRREGGYEHPMAAVGPDKTERLRWLAERWLERHGGPPPGGVRIDVVGVVLPRRGAPVVEHVRGVA; encoded by the coding sequence ATGAACGCCCGAGGAGCGCTGGGCCGCTATGGCGAAGGTGTGGCGGTCCGCACATTGGCGGAAGCCGGGATGACCGTCCTGGAGCGCAATTGGCGATGCCGGGACGGCGAGATCGACATCGTCGCGCTCGACGCCGGGGCGCTGGTGGTGTGCGAGGTCAAGACGCGCCGTGAGGGTGGTTACGAGCATCCGATGGCGGCAGTCGGACCGGACAAGACCGAGCGGCTGCGGTGGCTGGCGGAGCGCTGGCTGGAGCGGCACGGCGGCCCGCCGCCGGGCGGGGTGCGGATCGATGTGGTGGGGGTGGTGCTGCCCCGCCGGGGAGCGCCCGTGGTCGAGCATGTGCGAGGGGTGGCCTGA
- a CDS encoding DUF2469 domain-containing protein, whose protein sequence is MSAEDLEKYETEMELKLYREYRDVVGLFKYVIETERRFYLTNDYEMQVHSVQGEVFFEVSMADAWVWDMYRPARFVKQVRVLTFKDVNIEELNKSDLDLPGG, encoded by the coding sequence ATGAGCGCCGAGGACCTCGAGAAGTACGAGACCGAGATGGAGCTGAAGCTCTACCGGGAGTACCGCGATGTCGTCGGTCTGTTCAAATACGTGATCGAGACTGAGCGCCGCTTCTATCTCACCAACGACTACGAGATGCAGGTGCACTCGGTCCAGGGTGAGGTCTTCTTCGAGGTGTCGATGGCCGACGCCTGGGTCTGGGACATGTACCGCCCGGCCCGTTTCGTGAAGCAGGTACGGGTTCTCACGTTCAAGGACGTGAATATCGAGGAGCTGAACAAGAGCGACCTCGACCTTCCGGGCGGCTGA